Proteins found in one Limnohabitans sp. TEGF004 genomic segment:
- a CDS encoding MFS transporter, whose translation MTRTELRASGSLASIFALRMLGLFLVLPVFALEARKYPGGDDPALIGLAMGIYGLTQGLLQIPFGMASDRLGRKRVIIFGLLIFALGSLVAGSADTLMGVLAGRALQGAGAVSAAVTALLADLTRDVVRTKAMALVGASIGLMFALSLVVSPVIAAHIGLSGLFVLTAVLALLGTAVVVWGVPAEPVAHKDAARGGLRQVLSSPALLRLNIGVFVLHAVQLAMWVAIPAFLVQASLGKDDHWQIYLPAVLGSFVLMGAVFPLERRGYLRAVFLSAIALIALVQVALLWVSSGAPSVMCLAWLLFAFFCGFNVLEATQPSLVSRIAPASSRGAAMGVYNTLQSLGFFAGGVMGGQLVKSYGTQGLFLTCAALMVLWLVVAWPMVAPKRPVHSAKTT comes from the coding sequence ATGACGCGCACAGAGCTACGCGCCAGTGGTTCGCTTGCGTCCATCTTTGCCTTGCGCATGTTGGGCTTGTTTTTGGTGTTGCCTGTGTTTGCGCTGGAAGCACGCAAGTACCCAGGCGGGGACGACCCCGCGCTGATTGGCCTGGCCATGGGCATCTACGGCCTGACGCAAGGCCTGTTGCAAATCCCGTTTGGCATGGCGTCTGACCGCTTGGGCCGCAAGCGGGTGATTATTTTTGGCCTGCTGATTTTTGCTTTGGGCAGCTTGGTGGCTGGCAGTGCCGATACCTTGATGGGCGTGTTGGCGGGTCGTGCGTTGCAAGGCGCGGGCGCTGTGTCTGCCGCCGTGACCGCTTTGTTGGCCGACCTGACCCGCGATGTGGTGCGCACCAAAGCCATGGCTTTGGTGGGCGCAAGCATTGGGCTGATGTTTGCCTTGTCGCTAGTAGTGTCGCCCGTGATTGCGGCGCACATTGGTTTGTCGGGCTTGTTTGTGTTGACGGCGGTGCTGGCGCTGCTGGGCACGGCGGTGGTGGTGTGGGGCGTGCCGGCGGAACCCGTGGCGCACAAAGACGCCGCCCGTGGCGGTCTGCGCCAAGTGCTGTCTAGCCCCGCACTGCTGCGCCTGAACATTGGCGTGTTTGTGTTGCACGCGGTGCAGTTGGCCATGTGGGTGGCGATTCCTGCCTTCTTGGTACAAGCCAGTTTGGGCAAGGACGACCACTGGCAAATTTATTTACCAGCCGTGCTGGGCTCGTTCGTCTTGATGGGCGCTGTGTTTCCGCTAGAGCGCCGTGGCTATTTACGCGCCGTGTTTTTAAGCGCCATTGCTTTGATTGCCTTGGTGCAAGTGGCGCTGCTGTGGGTGTCGTCTGGCGCGCCCAGCGTGATGTGCTTGGCTTGGTTGTTGTTTGCGTTCTTTTGCGGCTTCAATGTGCTGGAAGCGACGCAGCCCAGTTTGGTATCGCGCATTGCGCCTGCGTCGTCGCGGGGCGCGGCCATGGGCGTGTACAACACGCTGCAATCGTTGGGCTTTTTCGCGGGTGGCGTGATGGGCGGTCAGCTTGTCAAAAGCTACGGCACACAAGGCCTGTTTTTAACTTGCGCGGCACTCATGGTGCTGTGGCTGGTGGTAGCTTGGCCCATGGTCGCGCCCAAGCGTCCAGTCCATTCCGCAAAGACTACATAA
- the pyrF gene encoding orotidine-5'-phosphate decarboxylase — translation MTFLEMLGAAERQNNSMLCVGLDPEPTKFPDRIKGDSNKIYDFCAAIVDATADLVNSFKPQIAYFAAHRAEGQLERLMEHMRRVAPHVPIILDAKRGDIGSTAEQYAIEAFERYGADAVTLSPFMGWDSVAPYLKYHGKGAFLLCRTSNPGGDDLQNQRLASVEGQPLMYEHIAKLAQGPWNLNGQLGLVVGATYPKEIERVRELAPTVPLLIPGVGAQGGDAVATVKAGLRVSGDTTTGPIIVNSSRAILYASKGDDFAEAARRVALQTRETLQAAKAA, via the coding sequence ATGACCTTCCTTGAAATGCTCGGCGCCGCAGAGCGCCAAAACAATTCCATGCTCTGCGTGGGCCTTGACCCAGAACCGACCAAGTTCCCAGACCGCATCAAGGGCGACTCGAACAAGATTTACGACTTCTGCGCAGCCATCGTCGATGCCACCGCTGATCTGGTGAATAGCTTCAAACCCCAAATTGCCTACTTTGCAGCGCACCGCGCCGAAGGGCAGTTGGAGCGTTTGATGGAGCACATGCGCCGTGTCGCGCCACATGTGCCGATCATCTTGGATGCCAAGCGCGGCGACATCGGCAGCACCGCCGAGCAATACGCCATCGAAGCCTTCGAGCGCTACGGCGCAGATGCGGTGACCCTCTCGCCCTTCATGGGCTGGGACTCGGTAGCCCCGTATTTGAAGTACCACGGCAAAGGCGCATTCTTGCTGTGCCGCACCTCCAACCCCGGCGGTGACGACCTGCAAAACCAACGCCTCGCGTCTGTCGAAGGTCAGCCTTTGATGTACGAACACATCGCCAAACTCGCCCAAGGCCCTTGGAACCTCAACGGCCAACTTGGCTTGGTGGTGGGTGCAACCTACCCTAAAGAGATTGAACGTGTGCGCGAACTCGCACCCACTGTGCCTTTGTTGATTCCTGGCGTAGGCGCACAAGGCGGCGATGCGGTAGCTACTGTGAAAGCAGGCTTGCGCGTGAGTGGCGACACCACAACCGGCCCCATCATCGTCAACTCATCGCGTGCGATTTTGTATGCGTCCAAGGGTGACGACTTTGCAGAAGCTGCACGTCGCGTGGCTTTGCAAACGCGTGAGACTTTGCAGGCTGCAAAAGCTGCTTAA
- the uvrA gene encoding excinuclease ABC subunit UvrA, producing the protein MRNISIRGARTHNLKNIDLDIPRNQLVVITGLSGSGKSSLAFDTLYAEGQRRYVESLSAYARQFLGRLDKPDVDLIEGLSPAISIEQKATSHNPRSTVGTVTEIHDYLRLLFARAGTPYCPDHNLALQAQSVSQMVDAVMALPEDTKLMLLAPIARNRKGEYSEIFTQLQAQGYVRFRIEGKVYEYDELPELKKTEKHDIDVVVDRIKVRHEAPAAPAPVAAPSIGDIAVAAPPPGLRQRLAESFEAALRLAEGRAIALEMDTGVEHAFNAKFSCPQCTYSISELEPRLFSFNSPVGACPSCDGLGHQDYFDPARVVAFPSLSLGSGAIKGWDRRNAHYFTLLESLAKHYKFDLDTPFEDLSSETRQVLLYGSGEEEIKFNYSLENGSGKKLSKKHPFEGILVNMERRYRETDSTVVREDLSRYRGVRACTSCGGTRLRREARNVRIGEGEQMRGIFDISHTTLGECFGYFNTLKLQGAKAEIADKVVREIASRLKFLNDVGLNYLSLDRSADTLSGGEAQRIRLASQIGSGLTGVMYVLDEPSIGLHQRDNDRLIDTLKHLRDIGNSVLVVEHDEDMIRAADFCVDMGPGAGVHGGQVMARGTPAEIEANPNSLTGRYLAQALRIDVPTKRNAFLPVEAEELKFQRKLHKDASEHQVIRIRGARGNNLKNVTADFPVGLLTCVTGVSGSGKSTLVNDTLYTAAAHTIHRAHDEPAAHDEITGLDYFDKVINVDQSPIGRTPRSNPATYTGLFTPIRELMAEVPMARERGYGPGRFSFNVAAGSGGGRCEACQGDGMVKVEMHFLPDVYVPCDVCHGLRYNRETLEVMYKGKNIAQVLDLTVEAALQFFNAVPNIARKLQTLMDVGLSYLQLGQAATTLSGGEAQRVKLALELSKRDTGRTLYILDEPTTGLHFADIALLLKVLQHLRDAGNTIVIIEHNLDVIKTADWLIDMGPEGGSGGGTVVGVGTPEDLAANPTSFTGKYLKRLLPS; encoded by the coding sequence ATGCGAAACATCAGCATTCGCGGGGCGCGCACGCACAACCTGAAAAACATCGACCTGGACATTCCGCGTAACCAGCTGGTGGTGATCACGGGTTTGTCGGGTTCGGGCAAGTCCAGCCTCGCGTTTGACACGCTGTACGCCGAAGGCCAGCGCCGTTATGTGGAAAGCCTCTCGGCCTATGCCCGCCAGTTTTTGGGCCGCTTGGACAAGCCTGATGTGGACCTGATTGAGGGCCTGTCACCCGCTATCAGCATTGAGCAAAAAGCCACCAGCCACAACCCCCGCTCCACCGTGGGCACGGTGACCGAAATTCACGACTACCTGCGCTTGCTGTTTGCCCGCGCGGGCACGCCCTACTGCCCTGACCACAACTTGGCACTGCAAGCGCAAAGCGTGTCGCAAATGGTGGACGCCGTCATGGCGCTGCCCGAAGACACCAAGCTCATGCTGCTCGCGCCCATCGCGCGCAACCGCAAGGGCGAGTACAGCGAAATCTTCACGCAGCTGCAAGCGCAGGGCTATGTGCGCTTTCGCATCGAGGGCAAGGTGTACGAATACGACGAGCTGCCCGAGCTGAAGAAAACCGAGAAGCACGACATCGACGTGGTAGTGGACCGCATCAAGGTGCGTCACGAAGCGCCAGCTGCACCCGCGCCTGTGGCAGCGCCCAGCATTGGCGACATTGCCGTGGCCGCGCCGCCGCCCGGCCTGCGCCAGCGTTTGGCCGAGAGCTTTGAAGCCGCCTTGCGCTTGGCCGAAGGCCGCGCCATCGCGTTAGAGATGGACACGGGTGTAGAGCACGCGTTCAACGCCAAGTTCTCTTGTCCGCAGTGCACGTATTCCATCAGCGAGCTCGAGCCCCGCTTGTTCTCGTTCAACTCACCCGTGGGTGCTTGCCCCTCGTGCGACGGCTTGGGCCACCAAGACTATTTCGACCCCGCTCGCGTGGTGGCTTTTCCGTCACTCAGCCTGGGCAGCGGCGCCATCAAAGGCTGGGACCGCCGCAACGCGCATTACTTCACCCTGCTGGAGAGCTTGGCCAAACATTACAAGTTTGACCTCGACACCCCGTTCGAAGACTTGAGCTCCGAGACACGCCAAGTGCTGTTGTATGGCTCGGGCGAAGAAGAAATCAAATTCAACTACAGCCTTGAAAACGGCTCTGGCAAAAAGCTAAGCAAGAAGCACCCCTTCGAAGGCATCTTGGTCAACATGGAACGGCGCTACCGCGAGACCGACTCGACCGTGGTGCGCGAAGACCTCTCACGCTACCGTGGCGTACGTGCGTGTACATCCTGCGGCGGCACGCGCCTGCGTCGCGAAGCGCGCAACGTGCGCATTGGCGAAGGCGAACAAATGCGCGGTATTTTCGACATCAGCCACACCACGCTGGGCGAATGCTTTGGCTACTTCAACACGCTCAAACTGCAAGGTGCAAAAGCAGAAATTGCCGACAAAGTGGTGCGTGAAATTGCCTCACGCTTGAAATTCTTGAACGATGTGGGCTTGAACTACCTCAGCCTCGACCGCAGTGCCGACACGCTGTCGGGTGGCGAAGCACAACGCATTCGCCTTGCATCACAAATTGGCTCGGGCCTGACCGGTGTGATGTATGTGTTGGACGAGCCCAGCATCGGCTTGCACCAGCGCGACAACGACCGCCTGATCGACACCCTCAAACACCTGCGTGACATTGGCAACAGCGTGCTGGTGGTGGAGCACGACGAAGACATGATTCGCGCCGCCGACTTCTGCGTGGACATGGGCCCAGGCGCGGGCGTGCACGGCGGCCAAGTGATGGCGCGTGGCACACCTGCCGAGATTGAAGCCAACCCCAACTCATTGACGGGCCGCTACTTGGCGCAAGCGCTGCGCATCGACGTGCCAACCAAGCGCAACGCCTTCTTACCCGTGGAAGCCGAAGAGCTGAAGTTCCAACGCAAGCTGCACAAGGATGCATCGGAACACCAAGTGATTCGCATCCGTGGTGCACGTGGCAACAACTTGAAAAACGTCACCGCCGATTTCCCTGTGGGCTTGCTCACCTGCGTGACCGGTGTGTCGGGCTCGGGCAAATCTACGCTGGTCAACGACACGTTGTACACCGCTGCCGCGCACACCATTCACCGTGCACACGACGAGCCAGCGGCACACGATGAGATTACGGGCCTCGACTATTTCGACAAAGTCATCAACGTCGACCAATCGCCCATTGGCCGCACACCTCGCAGCAACCCCGCCACGTACACCGGCCTTTTCACGCCTATCCGCGAGCTGATGGCCGAAGTGCCGATGGCACGCGAACGTGGCTACGGCCCAGGGCGCTTCAGCTTCAACGTGGCCGCAGGCTCAGGCGGTGGCCGCTGCGAGGCTTGCCAAGGCGACGGCATGGTGAAAGTGGAAATGCACTTCTTGCCCGACGTGTATGTGCCCTGCGACGTGTGCCACGGCTTGCGCTACAACCGCGAAACCTTGGAGGTGATGTACAAGGGCAAAAACATTGCGCAGGTTTTAGACCTGACAGTGGAGGCCGCTTTGCAGTTCTTCAACGCCGTTCCCAACATTGCCCGCAAGCTGCAAACCTTGATGGACGTGGGCCTGTCTTACCTGCAACTCGGTCAAGCCGCCACCACCCTATCGGGTGGTGAAGCGCAGCGCGTGAAGCTGGCTTTGGAATTGAGCAAACGCGACACAGGCCGCACGCTTTACATCTTGGACGAGCCCACCACGGGCCTGCACTTTGCCGACATTGCACTGCTGCTGAAAGTACTGCAACACCTGCGCGATGCGGGCAATACCATCGTCATCATCGAGCACAACTTGGATGTGATCAAAACCGCCGACTGGCTGATTGACATGGGCCCAGAGGGCGGCAGCGGTGGTGGCACGGTGGTGGGTGTGGGCACGCCAGAAGACTTGGCGGCCAACCCTACAAGCTTTACCGGCAAGTACTTGAAACGCTTGCTACCCAGCTGA
- a CDS encoding glutaredoxin gives MSTTSAVARHQALPFTLMKPVIRTFFKTLRLVLGPVMLLKERLTQPKGVQRNAAAQAAVDMQCQNLALYQFNTCPFCIKVRQEMRRLSLPIEKRDAQHHVANRDELHQGSGATKVPCLKITEANGQTRWLQDSKAIVAYLRERFATSAA, from the coding sequence TTGTCTACGACCTCTGCGGTGGCGCGTCATCAAGCCTTACCATTCACCCTCATGAAACCTGTCATCCGTACCTTCTTTAAAACCCTGCGCCTTGTGCTGGGCCCTGTCATGTTGCTCAAAGAGCGTCTCACCCAACCCAAAGGCGTGCAGCGCAACGCTGCTGCTCAAGCCGCAGTTGATATGCAATGCCAAAACTTGGCGCTGTATCAGTTCAACACCTGTCCGTTTTGCATCAAGGTCCGCCAAGAAATGCGCCGCTTGTCGCTGCCCATCGAAAAACGTGATGCGCAACACCACGTTGCCAACCGCGACGAACTGCACCAAGGCAGCGGTGCGACCAAAGTGCCTTGTTTGAAAATCACAGAAGCCAACGGCCAAACACGTTGGCTGCAAGACTCGAAGGCCATCGTGGCCTACTTGCGCGAACGCTTCGCCACGTCAGCTGCCTGA
- a CDS encoding EamA family transporter, with amino-acid sequence MHPMSALPSLTRRQLWTLITLTLVWGLNWPIMKFGVTGFPPLTFRSLSMLIGLPVLGLALVLMKIPFRIPRSHWRELFTLAVFNMFIWHVLVILALPMLSSGRAAILGYTMPIFSAIWGVIWFNAPLRARQWLGVIAAGIGVLLLLWNELSHLSGQPVGVLMVLVAASTWAYGTQRLRHTPMAVPTLTIAFWMTSMTTVLLTVLACVFEQDRWQMPAESTQWAILYNALGVFAFAQAAWLTLARGLPPVASTLSVMFIPVLGVFTGAWLLGEVLHWQDWTAVVLMVVAIASVLWPARSTQNP; translated from the coding sequence ATGCACCCCATGTCAGCCCTGCCCAGCCTCACCCGCCGCCAACTTTGGACGCTCATCACACTCACCTTGGTGTGGGGCTTGAACTGGCCCATCATGAAGTTTGGCGTTACGGGTTTTCCACCGCTCACGTTTCGCAGCTTGTCGATGTTGATTGGCTTGCCGGTGCTGGGCCTCGCACTGGTGCTGATGAAAATTCCGTTTCGCATTCCGCGCAGCCACTGGCGCGAGCTGTTCACGCTGGCTGTGTTCAACATGTTTATTTGGCACGTACTGGTGATCTTGGCACTGCCCATGTTGTCGAGTGGGCGTGCGGCGATCTTGGGCTACACCATGCCCATCTTCTCGGCCATTTGGGGCGTGATTTGGTTCAACGCACCGCTGCGTGCGCGCCAATGGTTGGGCGTGATAGCCGCAGGCATTGGCGTGTTGCTGCTGCTGTGGAATGAACTCAGCCACTTGTCGGGCCAACCTGTGGGTGTGCTGATGGTGTTGGTGGCTGCATCCACTTGGGCCTATGGCACGCAGCGCCTGCGCCACACACCGATGGCCGTGCCCACGCTGACCATTGCGTTTTGGATGACGAGCATGACCACGGTATTGCTGACGGTGCTGGCCTGTGTGTTTGAGCAAGACCGCTGGCAAATGCCTGCCGAGAGCACGCAGTGGGCGATTCTTTACAACGCGCTGGGCGTGTTTGCTTTTGCGCAGGCCGCTTGGCTGACACTGGCACGTGGGCTGCCGCCTGTGGCATCTACTTTGAGCGTGATGTTCATTCCCGTGCTGGGCGTGTTCACAGGGGCGTGGCTATTGGGTGAAGTGCTGCACTGGCAAGACTGGACCGCCGTGGTGCTGATGGTGGTGGCCATTGCGTCAGTGCTGTGGCCAGCGAGGTCTACTCAGAACCCTTGA
- a CDS encoding CYTH domain-containing protein, giving the protein METELKLSLRQQDVPALLAHPLLATSAKVQRLLNTYFDTPTLDLKQRRMAVRERLAGEQWLLTVKTAGKSENGLSRRQEWETPTMPGALDFAALVDDAELAASLMALRTQLKPLFRTDFERHSWVLTHGSASIEVALDQGHITVPGTALSEDILELELELLSGPEAALHALADALRQTPSGVTALTPSDASKAQRGLALFAQSAQA; this is encoded by the coding sequence ATGGAAACCGAACTCAAGCTCAGCCTGCGCCAGCAAGATGTACCCGCATTGTTGGCGCATCCGCTGCTGGCAACTTCTGCCAAAGTGCAACGCCTGCTCAACACCTACTTTGACACGCCCACTTTGGATTTGAAGCAACGCCGCATGGCTGTGCGCGAACGTTTGGCGGGCGAGCAATGGTTGCTGACCGTGAAGACCGCTGGCAAAAGCGAGAACGGTTTGTCGCGCCGCCAAGAGTGGGAAACCCCCACCATGCCCGGCGCGCTGGACTTTGCAGCATTGGTGGATGACGCTGAATTGGCCGCATCGTTGATGGCTTTGCGCACTCAATTGAAGCCCCTCTTTCGCACAGACTTTGAGCGCCACAGCTGGGTGCTGACGCACGGCAGCGCCAGCATAGAGGTGGCACTAGACCAAGGCCACATCACCGTGCCAGGCACAGCGTTGAGCGAAGATATTTTGGAATTGGAGCTAGAGCTGCTCAGTGGGCCCGAGGCGGCCCTGCATGCGTTGGCTGATGCGCTGCGCCAAACACCCAGCGGTGTGACTGCGCTCACACCATCTGACGCCAGCAAAGCACAGCGCGGATTGGCGCTGTTCGCGCAATCCGCTCAAGCCTAA
- the rimI gene encoding ribosomal protein S18-alanine N-acetyltransferase, which produces MSAVLKPEVRLEPLTEALLDDVLRIENSAYAHPWTRGNFADSLKSGYQLLALMGGDTLIGYFVAMEGVEEVHLLNITVAPEFQAQGYGVLMLDALSVWARGRQAEWLWLEVRVGNTRAMQVYERYGYRRVGERKNYYPADHGQREHAVVMSLKL; this is translated from the coding sequence ATGAGTGCTGTTTTGAAACCCGAAGTACGCCTAGAGCCGCTGACCGAAGCGCTGCTTGACGACGTGCTGCGCATCGAAAACAGCGCTTACGCCCACCCGTGGACGCGGGGCAACTTTGCGGACTCGCTCAAGTCGGGCTACCAGTTGCTGGCGCTGATGGGCGGCGACACCTTGATTGGTTACTTTGTGGCCATGGAGGGCGTGGAAGAAGTGCATTTGCTCAACATCACCGTCGCGCCCGAGTTTCAGGCTCAAGGCTACGGCGTGCTCATGCTTGATGCCTTGTCAGTCTGGGCACGTGGCCGCCAAGCCGAATGGTTATGGCTAGAAGTCCGCGTGGGTAACACCCGCGCCATGCAGGTGTACGAGCGCTATGGTTATCGCCGCGTGGGCGAACGCAAAAACTATTACCCCGCCGACCACGGCCAACGCGAGCACGCGGTGGTCATGTCGCTCAAGCTGTAA
- a CDS encoding uracil-DNA glycosylase: MTDTLHLDKRQRAMLAEMGVRVWSPMSEAAVMGAPAVETLVVDTSASAPADVVMQAHAEEAHSFAAASELATQAIANAAGYETAARQMPAPVAKTEPAPIIIQRPEGIDQMDWSSLHSTVSGCQACTLCGSRQNTVFGVGAPAPEGETPQVDWLIVGETPGEEEDRQGEPFVGQAGKLLDNMLGAMKLSRTGERTAEGGGVYIANVLKCRPPGNRNPKPEEVAQCLPYLERQVALLKPKMILAMGRFAVQALLRDSVPELEGTPYGKLRGRVYQYQGVPVVVTYHPNYVLRNLPEKAKVWADLCLAMAHLKGSE, encoded by the coding sequence ATGACCGACACCTTGCACCTCGACAAACGCCAACGCGCCATGCTGGCCGAGATGGGCGTGCGCGTGTGGTCGCCCATGTCTGAGGCCGCCGTCATGGGCGCGCCTGCCGTGGAAACCTTGGTGGTGGACACATCTGCTTCTGCACCCGCTGACGTGGTGATGCAAGCCCATGCAGAAGAAGCGCACAGCTTTGCCGCTGCCAGTGAGTTGGCCACACAAGCCATTGCCAATGCAGCGGGTTATGAAACCGCAGCGCGACAAATGCCCGCGCCAGTGGCAAAGACAGAACCAGCACCCATCATCATCCAACGCCCCGAAGGCATTGACCAAATGGATTGGTCATCCTTGCACAGCACCGTGTCGGGCTGCCAAGCTTGCACCTTGTGCGGCTCGCGTCAAAACACTGTGTTTGGTGTGGGCGCACCTGCACCCGAAGGCGAAACGCCGCAAGTGGATTGGCTCATCGTGGGCGAAACCCCGGGCGAAGAAGAAGATCGCCAAGGAGAGCCGTTTGTGGGCCAAGCCGGCAAGCTGCTCGACAACATGTTGGGCGCGATGAAGCTGTCACGCACGGGCGAACGCACCGCAGAGGGCGGCGGCGTGTACATCGCTAACGTGCTCAAGTGTCGGCCCCCCGGTAACCGCAACCCCAAGCCCGAAGAAGTGGCGCAGTGCTTGCCTTACCTTGAGCGCCAAGTGGCGTTGCTGAAACCCAAAATGATTTTGGCCATGGGCCGCTTTGCGGTGCAAGCCTTGTTGCGCGACAGCGTGCCCGAGCTAGAAGGCACGCCTTACGGCAAGCTGCGTGGGCGCGTGTATCAGTACCAAGGCGTGCCGGTGGTGGTGACCTATCACCCCAACTACGTGCTGCGTAACTTGCCGGAGAAGGCCAAGGTTTGGGCAGACCTTTGTTTGGCCATGGCGCACCTCAAGGGTTCTGAGTAG
- the tsaB gene encoding tRNA (adenosine(37)-N6)-threonylcarbamoyltransferase complex dimerization subunit type 1 TsaB: MHTNQWLALETSTDTLSLAVARGTQTWTHTSAGGALTSTHMIPQTLALLKEAGLALTDLQAVVFGRGPGAFTGLRTACSVAQGLAFGADLLVLPIDTLLAVAEEARAANASTGPAPVTRVLAVMDARMEQVYVAAYEFTPNASDAADGTNLMQGTWRCVQPPELHGPESLHWPADWAQDSFIAAGNAWPVYAGRWPTAFTAVQVMALPAAAALLRLAPAAWAAGAAVPPEEALPLYIRDKVAQTTDERMQIKAQQAEQAAQANEANKTASPTITP, translated from the coding sequence ATGCACACCAACCAGTGGCTGGCTTTAGAGACCAGCACCGACACTCTTTCTCTTGCGGTCGCACGCGGCACGCAGACATGGACGCACACCAGCGCAGGCGGTGCGCTCACGTCCACGCACATGATTCCGCAAACCTTGGCACTCTTGAAAGAAGCGGGTTTGGCATTGACCGATTTGCAAGCCGTGGTGTTTGGCCGTGGGCCGGGCGCGTTCACGGGCTTGCGTACGGCGTGCTCGGTGGCGCAGGGTTTGGCTTTCGGCGCTGACTTGCTCGTGTTGCCGATTGATACTCTGTTGGCTGTGGCCGAAGAGGCCCGTGCGGCCAATGCTTCAACAGGCCCTGCACCCGTGACGCGCGTGCTGGCTGTCATGGATGCGCGCATGGAGCAGGTGTATGTGGCGGCGTACGAATTCACGCCAAACGCCAGCGATGCGGCAGACGGCACAAACCTCATGCAAGGCACTTGGCGATGTGTGCAGCCGCCCGAGCTGCACGGCCCGGAATCTTTGCATTGGCCCGCTGATTGGGCGCAAGACAGCTTCATTGCCGCAGGCAATGCGTGGCCCGTATACGCAGGCCGTTGGCCCACCGCATTCACGGCAGTTCAAGTGATGGCCTTGCCCGCCGCCGCCGCGCTGCTGCGCCTTGCTCCCGCTGCATGGGCCGCAGGTGCTGCCGTACCTCCTGAAGAAGCGCTGCCGCTTTACATCCGCGACAAAGTGGCGCAGACCACCGATGAGCGCATGCAAATCAAAGCGCAACAAGCTGAACAAGCCGCGCAAGCCAACGAAGCCAATAAAACTGCTTCACCGACAATCACGCCCTAA
- a CDS encoding peptidylprolyl isomerase, with product MQIIQDTAVTIKYQVTSPAGKPLDSGHLSYLHGGYENIFPKVEAALNGQAVGFAVKLDLSAEDAFGERDESLVRVIPKAEFPPGVKVGGQLQGAGDDGQPRVFNVMKIKGPEVHLDGNHELAGQALHFSCTVTDVRAATAEEIAHRHVHGTHGHQH from the coding sequence ATGCAAATCATTCAAGACACGGCCGTCACTATCAAATACCAAGTCACCTCACCCGCAGGCAAGCCTTTGGACTCGGGGCATTTGTCGTATCTGCACGGCGGCTACGAAAACATTTTTCCGAAGGTCGAAGCAGCCCTCAATGGCCAAGCCGTGGGTTTTGCTGTCAAGCTGGATTTGAGCGCCGAAGATGCCTTTGGCGAACGTGACGAATCATTGGTGCGCGTCATCCCTAAGGCGGAGTTTCCACCGGGCGTGAAAGTGGGCGGCCAGTTGCAAGGTGCGGGCGACGATGGCCAGCCGCGCGTGTTCAACGTGATGAAGATCAAAGGCCCCGAAGTGCACCTAGACGGCAACCACGAGTTGGCGGGCCAGGCGCTGCATTTCAGCTGCACCGTGACGGATGTGCGCGCCGCCACGGCTGAAGAAATTGCCCACCGCCATGTGCATGGCACGCATGGGCATCAGCATTGA